From a single Gimesia fumaroli genomic region:
- the plsY gene encoding glycerol-3-phosphate 1-O-acyltransferase PlsY — translation MFADYYWFFVAATSYLAGSVPFGLLTAKIVAGTDIRKVGSGNIGATNVARTLGAKWGILVLLLDALKGFLPVLFIPALFVSSDSPDFDHARVLSGVATILGHMFPIWLGFRGGKGVATSLGVIMVLGPWSTLIAVGAFALTFLVTRIVALSSILAALAFGLAQFVQLDASTFTHQKWSLALFSIAVPLLIIVRHWSNLGRILRGEEKKFQFGGRNKAAESPSEIKQDEEA, via the coding sequence ATGTTTGCAGATTATTATTGGTTTTTTGTGGCAGCGACCTCATATTTGGCTGGTTCGGTCCCATTTGGGCTGCTGACGGCCAAAATAGTGGCCGGAACCGATATCCGCAAAGTGGGTAGCGGCAATATTGGTGCCACGAATGTGGCGCGGACACTTGGGGCGAAATGGGGGATTCTGGTTCTGCTGCTGGATGCCTTGAAGGGGTTCTTGCCTGTTTTATTTATTCCGGCGTTGTTCGTGAGTTCTGATTCTCCCGATTTTGACCATGCCCGCGTATTGAGCGGCGTTGCCACGATTCTCGGTCATATGTTTCCGATCTGGCTCGGTTTCCGGGGAGGCAAAGGGGTTGCTACAAGTCTGGGTGTGATAATGGTACTGGGGCCCTGGTCCACTTTAATCGCCGTCGGTGCTTTTGCCTTGACCTTTCTGGTCACGCGCATTGTGGCACTCAGCTCGATTCTCGCAGCGCTCGCCTTTGGTCTGGCCCAGTTTGTACAACTGGATGCGTCGACCTTTACGCACCAGAAATGGAGTCTCGCTCTTTTCAGTATCGCCGTTCCACTTTTAATTATCGTGCGTCACTGGAGCAACCTCGGCCGGATTCTGCGAGGAGAAGAAAAGAAGTTTCAGTTCGGCGGCCGGAATAAGGCGGCAGAAAGCCCTTCAGAAATCAAACAGGATGAAGAAGCGTAG
- a CDS encoding GNAT family N-acetyltransferase produces the protein MMKIFEADLSDPEHANAVVFLLNSYAHSPEGGGKPLPEDVRYNLAGTLHGRPDTFVVLAFENETPAGLVICIEGFSTFSCKPLLNIHDVFVASGYRGQGLARQLFDHVETIAKARGCCKLTLEVLEGNERARAAYSKFGFSGYELDPEMGQALFWEKKL, from the coding sequence CTGATGAAAATCTTCGAAGCGGATCTGAGTGATCCCGAACATGCCAACGCGGTCGTATTCCTTTTAAACAGTTATGCGCACAGCCCTGAAGGGGGCGGAAAACCGCTGCCGGAGGATGTGCGATACAATCTGGCAGGCACTTTACACGGGCGGCCGGATACCTTCGTGGTACTGGCGTTTGAAAATGAAACACCTGCAGGGCTTGTGATCTGCATTGAAGGCTTCTCCACATTCTCCTGCAAACCCTTGCTCAATATCCATGATGTATTTGTGGCATCCGGCTATCGAGGACAGGGGCTGGCCCGGCAGTTATTTGATCACGTCGAGACCATTGCTAAAGCACGCGGATGCTGTAAACTCACTCTGGAAGTTCTGGAAGGTAATGAGCGTGCCCGCGCCGCGTATTCCAAATTTGGATTTTCCGGCTATGAACTTGATCCGGAAATGGGGCAGGCCCTCTTCTGGGAGAAGAAACTGTAA
- a CDS encoding fumarylacetoacetate hydrolase family protein, with protein sequence MKLAKVLLSNGERHVAIVEENGVQLLDLSQVDHCHRLSDILFAPDPIGLAKFLINTELPPVPFNQLEFLAPIDHQEVWAAGVTYKRSQVARMEESETAASHYDQVYTADRPELFFKATPNRVCGPNQPVRVRYDSQWSVPEPELALIVSPDLRLVGYTVGNDMSARDIEGENPLYLPQAKFYKDCCGLGPSVLLHEKPLEREATKIILTIERGGEEVFQGKTSVAEMARGLEDLISWLGKENDFPSGAILLTGTGIVPPDEFTLEDRDIVSIEISGIGTLINPVVKDAAP encoded by the coding sequence ATGAAACTCGCTAAAGTTTTGTTGTCAAACGGAGAACGTCATGTTGCCATCGTGGAAGAAAACGGCGTTCAGCTTCTGGATCTCAGTCAGGTCGATCACTGTCATCGCTTATCAGATATTTTGTTTGCGCCCGATCCCATCGGACTGGCGAAATTTCTGATCAATACGGAACTGCCTCCTGTTCCCTTTAATCAGCTGGAATTTCTGGCACCCATTGACCATCAGGAAGTCTGGGCGGCCGGCGTGACGTATAAACGGAGTCAGGTCGCTCGAATGGAAGAGTCCGAAACGGCTGCGTCTCACTACGATCAGGTTTATACGGCGGACCGTCCGGAGCTGTTCTTCAAGGCAACGCCCAATCGGGTCTGCGGTCCGAATCAACCCGTGCGCGTGCGTTATGATAGTCAATGGTCCGTGCCCGAACCCGAATTGGCACTGATCGTTTCCCCGGATTTACGACTTGTTGGCTACACGGTTGGCAACGATATGTCGGCCCGTGACATCGAAGGCGAAAACCCGCTGTACCTGCCTCAGGCAAAATTCTATAAAGACTGCTGTGGCCTGGGCCCCTCTGTTCTGCTGCATGAAAAACCGCTGGAACGGGAAGCGACAAAAATTATTCTGACAATCGAACGCGGCGGTGAAGAAGTTTTCCAGGGGAAAACCTCTGTCGCCGAGATGGCTCGCGGGCTGGAAGATTTGATTAGCTGGTTAGGGAAAGAAAACGACTTCCCCAGTGGTGCGATTTTATTAACGGGAACCGGCATTGTGCCCCCTGATGAATTCACGCTCGAAGATCGTGATATCGTCTCGATCGAAATCAGCGGGATCGGTACCCTGATCAATCCGGTTGTCAAAGACGCTGCACCCTAG
- a CDS encoding tetratricopeptide repeat protein — protein MKSEHRHDLQTNDLGKLMVQAEPFVEKYGVKAIVAAGVIFVAVLGYFAWSSSRTDQAAEGWTRLAACTSTEDFETVSEEFSGTSVGQWALVHAAESHLQSGIRNSFTDRSAGDRALGDAKEQFQQLLDSASTLPEIRERALFGMARTEESVSDGDLKNAIELYQKLIQEYPDSIFRKLAEQRVKPEEGEKVAVLDQEETKKFYKWFHAQTPKPGDRQRPGFNMPMPGAAPGGAPTGSSETPGLPALPGLPSLPGLPDPITSSPLTDDNKTDETKPGDAKPEAPAKADSKSAEKPAASEESAKKAETPAEKPKSEPATEKKP, from the coding sequence ATGAAGAGCGAACATAGACACGATCTGCAAACCAACGACCTGGGCAAACTGATGGTTCAGGCAGAACCATTTGTGGAAAAATACGGCGTGAAAGCAATCGTGGCAGCCGGTGTTATTTTTGTTGCCGTGCTGGGCTATTTCGCCTGGTCTTCCTCGCGAACGGACCAGGCAGCAGAAGGCTGGACCCGATTAGCCGCCTGTACGTCTACTGAGGATTTTGAAACCGTTTCCGAAGAATTTTCCGGCACCAGTGTCGGGCAATGGGCGTTGGTCCACGCAGCAGAAAGCCATCTGCAATCCGGCATTCGCAATTCGTTTACCGATCGCAGTGCCGGGGATCGTGCTCTGGGAGATGCGAAAGAACAATTTCAGCAACTGCTCGATTCCGCCAGCACCTTGCCGGAAATTCGTGAGCGTGCCCTGTTTGGAATGGCCCGCACTGAAGAATCCGTGTCGGATGGTGATCTGAAAAATGCGATCGAACTCTATCAAAAGTTGATCCAGGAATATCCCGATTCCATCTTCCGGAAATTGGCCGAGCAACGCGTGAAACCAGAGGAAGGCGAAAAAGTCGCTGTTCTGGATCAGGAAGAAACCAAGAAATTTTACAAATGGTTCCATGCTCAGACTCCCAAACCCGGTGATCGTCAGCGACCCGGATTTAATATGCCGATGCCTGGTGCCGCACCCGGCGGCGCACCCACGGGTTCAAGTGAAACCCCCGGCCTTCCGGCACTTCCCGGGCTCCCAAGTCTGCCCGGGCTTCCCGATCCCATCACGTCTTCTCCTTTGACCGATGACAACAAGACGGACGAAACAAAACCGGGCGACGCCAAGCCAGAGGCACCTGCCAAAGCAGATTCAAAATCAGCTGAAAAGCCGGCTGCTTCTGAAGAGTCTGCCAAAAAAGCGGAAACTCCCGCTGAAAAGCCGAAGTCGGAACCAGCGACCGAAAAGAAACCATAA
- a CDS encoding carbohydrate kinase family protein, whose amino-acid sequence MKYDVVGVGLVVVDHLVVLAEHPDQDTKTNIISDAYQVGGPVPTAQVLLKRFGKQCAFLGSWGDDQYGPLIAEDLATENLDLSASRMLPGTRSGYAQVWIDEQAGTRTIACYRPQHWLPPSELDETPFRQTRAVHLDGWPPETSLQAARLARQAGALVSLDTGSLKPGMPELIPYLNVMNCPRRFITEYLQTDDVHAAGRKLLAQGPEIVTITDGTRGAWLFTEAGCLHCAALPVLSLDTTGAGDVFSGALLYAILEEWPLKRVLQFACVTAALKCERLGNRDALPSLAEIEAVLQTRAPALKAINN is encoded by the coding sequence ATGAAGTATGATGTTGTCGGCGTCGGTTTAGTGGTCGTGGATCATCTGGTAGTGTTAGCAGAACATCCGGATCAGGATACAAAAACCAATATCATCAGCGACGCCTATCAGGTTGGTGGTCCGGTTCCTACCGCACAGGTTCTGCTCAAGCGATTCGGTAAGCAGTGCGCATTTCTCGGCAGTTGGGGCGACGATCAATATGGCCCGCTGATTGCCGAAGACCTCGCTACGGAAAACCTGGACCTCTCTGCCAGCCGCATGTTACCCGGAACGCGTTCCGGCTATGCGCAGGTCTGGATCGACGAACAGGCGGGAACCCGCACAATTGCCTGCTATCGGCCCCAGCATTGGCTGCCGCCGAGCGAACTGGATGAGACACCGTTTCGCCAGACCAGAGCCGTGCACCTGGATGGCTGGCCGCCGGAAACCAGTCTGCAGGCAGCCCGGCTGGCGCGGCAGGCCGGTGCGCTCGTCTCCCTGGATACGGGCTCCTTAAAACCGGGCATGCCGGAATTGATTCCTTATCTGAATGTGATGAACTGCCCCCGGCGATTCATCACCGAGTACCTGCAAACCGACGACGTACACGCCGCCGGCAGGAAATTGCTGGCACAAGGACCTGAGATCGTCACCATTACCGATGGCACGCGCGGGGCGTGGCTGTTTACGGAAGCAGGTTGCCTGCATTGTGCGGCGCTGCCTGTGCTCTCGCTCGATACCACGGGCGCAGGCGACGTCTTCAGCGGCGCGTTGCTCTATGCCATTCTGGAAGAGTGGCCTCTAAAGCGCGTGTTGCAATTCGCGTGCGTGACGGCGGCCCTGAAATGCGAGCGATTGGGAAATCGGGATGCACTGCCCTCGCTGGCGGAAATCGAAGCAGTTCTGCAAACCAGAGCACCCGCGCTCAAAGCAATTAACAACTAG
- a CDS encoding redoxin domain-containing protein: MSIGRISFLTVFASLILFSSSLPAADAPSVELALTFKPIQKDVEIEIPEKSEYSRCKVEVEQNKNSSGWIVYGPNGQVLRRFVDTNGDNVVDQWRYFNRGLEVYRDIDANFNNKVDGSRWMNLAGTRWGIDKDEDGVIDEWKMISAEEVTRVAIAALASNNTKLFQSLLITEDEVADAGIKNPFADKIRESAQGAPQEIPAMLAKTKMITPDTVWVRFDGAMPGLIPADSIKTDKDLHVFENVMAIIDTKGKSGLIQFGELIRVGDVWRLTQVPLPIEGESMQVTEGGTLMQPVAGNASLPTNSTVGLSKEMQSLLDDLQKLDQNSPTPDKGPQAIAKYNADRVVIIEKLIAASKNEDERSQWTRQMVDGLAAAVQTVGYRDGLKQLQKIRDQVQKNSQDQDLVAYVTYRTLLADYSSQLQTTQSDKLRDVQTWWLTQLEDFIKKYPNSDDSAEAMLQLAVTQEFSGKVAESKKWYTKLVESHASSEAGTRGAGALRRMNLAGKELDLAGTSLGGGSINAKQYRGKVLLVIFWSSWCKPCTEDLPQIQELYSKYHSQGFDVLGINLDATPKLAEKYIEQHKVPWAHIHEEGGLESAPARDFGVISLPTMFLVDKSGKVVNRSATVSDLKKALPDLLK; this comes from the coding sequence ATGTCTATTGGTCGAATCTCGTTCTTAACAGTATTCGCTTCCCTCATTTTGTTCTCGAGTTCACTGCCGGCGGCTGATGCCCCGTCTGTTGAACTGGCGTTGACGTTCAAGCCAATTCAAAAAGACGTCGAAATCGAAATTCCGGAAAAGTCGGAATACAGCCGTTGTAAGGTCGAGGTCGAGCAGAACAAAAACAGTTCGGGCTGGATTGTGTATGGCCCGAATGGTCAAGTCTTGAGACGCTTCGTGGACACCAACGGCGATAATGTCGTAGATCAATGGCGTTACTTCAATCGTGGACTGGAAGTCTATCGGGATATCGATGCCAACTTTAATAATAAAGTCGATGGCTCACGCTGGATGAATCTGGCGGGAACGCGCTGGGGCATTGATAAAGATGAAGACGGCGTGATTGACGAATGGAAAATGATCTCTGCTGAGGAAGTCACCAGAGTCGCCATCGCCGCTTTAGCCAGCAACAATACAAAGCTGTTCCAGTCGCTCTTGATCACGGAAGACGAAGTCGCCGATGCCGGCATCAAGAATCCCTTTGCCGATAAAATTCGTGAATCGGCCCAGGGAGCGCCGCAGGAAATTCCTGCCATGCTTGCCAAAACCAAAATGATCACCCCGGACACAGTCTGGGTTCGCTTTGACGGAGCCATGCCCGGGCTGATCCCCGCAGATAGCATCAAAACGGACAAAGATTTGCATGTCTTCGAAAATGTGATGGCCATCATAGATACCAAAGGCAAAAGCGGCCTGATTCAATTTGGCGAACTGATTCGCGTCGGCGATGTCTGGCGACTGACTCAGGTTCCTCTGCCAATTGAAGGCGAATCGATGCAGGTGACCGAAGGGGGAACCCTGATGCAGCCGGTTGCGGGGAACGCCAGTTTGCCTACAAATTCGACAGTAGGACTTTCCAAAGAGATGCAGAGCCTACTGGATGACCTTCAGAAACTCGATCAGAACAGCCCGACTCCGGACAAAGGCCCCCAGGCGATTGCCAAATACAATGCCGACCGTGTTGTGATTATTGAAAAGCTGATTGCCGCTTCGAAAAATGAAGACGAACGGTCACAATGGACGCGGCAAATGGTTGATGGGCTGGCCGCAGCCGTCCAGACGGTCGGATACCGGGACGGATTAAAACAGCTGCAGAAAATTCGAGATCAGGTTCAGAAGAACTCACAGGATCAGGATCTGGTCGCTTATGTCACCTATCGCACACTGCTGGCAGATTACAGTTCACAGTTGCAGACAACTCAAAGCGATAAACTCCGCGATGTGCAGACCTGGTGGCTGACGCAGCTGGAAGACTTCATTAAAAAGTACCCCAACTCAGACGATTCTGCCGAAGCGATGCTGCAGTTGGCGGTCACGCAGGAATTCAGCGGAAAAGTCGCGGAGTCCAAAAAATGGTATACGAAACTGGTCGAAAGCCATGCCAGCTCGGAAGCAGGAACCCGCGGCGCCGGCGCCTTGCGACGGATGAATCTGGCGGGCAAAGAACTCGACTTAGCGGGAACGTCTCTCGGTGGCGGCAGCATTAACGCGAAGCAATATCGTGGCAAAGTGCTGCTGGTCATCTTCTGGTCCAGTTGGTGCAAACCCTGCACGGAAGATCTGCCGCAAATCCAGGAGCTTTACAGCAAATACCACAGCCAGGGTTTTGACGTATTGGGTATCAACCTTGATGCGACTCCCAAGTTAGCCGAAAAGTATATCGAACAGCACAAAGTTCCCTGGGCTCATATTCACGAAGAGGGGGGACTGGAAAGTGCCCCGGCGCGTGACTTCGGCGTGATCTCATTGCCGACCATGTTTCTCGTCGACAAATCGGGCAAGGTCGTCAATCGGAGTGCGACCGTCTCCGATCTGAAAAAAGCACTCCCCGATCTGCTGAAATAA
- a CDS encoding HisA/HisF-related TIM barrel protein encodes MKIIPVLDILNQTVVHGIAGQRDLYQPIQSRLTGSSQPLDIARALRYEFDLTEFYVADLDAILHQRQNRDLYECLLEEGFTFLLDCGLRSASDAGPLSSLEGVSIVAGLETINSPQELKTLVQQWGAAQTVFSLDLKQGEPLVSPSSENLFANLSDPLDVAELGLEQGVQRMILLDLAQVGTGTGTGTEALCQTLRHRHPALRLITGGGISQAADLLAQAELGADSVLVASALHDGRIGRDAVLSLF; translated from the coding sequence ATGAAAATTATTCCGGTCCTGGACATTCTCAATCAAACGGTCGTGCATGGCATCGCCGGTCAGCGCGACCTGTATCAGCCGATTCAGAGCCGTCTGACGGGTTCCAGTCAGCCCCTCGACATTGCCCGCGCGTTGCGGTATGAATTTGATTTGACCGAATTCTATGTGGCCGATCTGGATGCGATTCTGCATCAAAGGCAGAATCGGGATCTTTACGAGTGTCTTCTGGAAGAGGGGTTCACGTTCCTGCTCGATTGTGGTCTGCGGTCTGCCAGTGATGCCGGGCCGCTGAGTTCGCTGGAAGGCGTCTCCATCGTTGCTGGTCTGGAAACCATCAATAGTCCTCAAGAGCTGAAGACACTGGTGCAGCAGTGGGGCGCAGCGCAGACAGTTTTCAGTCTCGATTTGAAACAGGGCGAGCCGCTCGTCAGTCCGTCATCAGAGAATCTGTTTGCGAATTTGAGTGACCCGCTGGATGTTGCAGAGCTTGGTCTCGAGCAAGGGGTGCAACGAATGATTCTGCTGGACCTGGCACAAGTTGGAACGGGGACGGGAACCGGAACGGAAGCACTCTGTCAAACCTTACGCCATCGCCATCCCGCACTGCGGCTGATTACAGGTGGCGGCATCAGTCAGGCCGCCGATCTCCTTGCGCAGGCAGAACTCGGTGCGGACAGTGTCCTGGTGGCATCTGCTTTGCACGATGGACGTATCGGGAGAGACGCAGTGCTCTCCCTTTTCTAG
- a CDS encoding RluA family pseudouridine synthase, producing the protein MSDELSSPPELSSEPIEITVEARAHGWRIDHYLCRLYPNYTRVLFQKAIKQEAVLVNGLPVKAARRMRVNDRVSVRLPEMPDNQLPPEDIPIDIVYEDDWIAVINKPSDMIVHPGKGNYAGTLAGALQHHFDQLSDVAGQYRPGIVHRLDRNTSGIMVVAKDNQVHAKLSAQFEKREVQKEYRAIVWGRVEFDTDYIDTFMCVHPRAREKMIVCDEGGNARNAFTYYEVIERYKAFTYVKLKPRTGRTHQLRVHMQHIGHSIVADRVYGGRIALKMKDLSVEAEAAAVEQESDVLIERQALHAYCLEFSHPQSGKPMKFEAPLPEDMEKTLAALDQYQKEE; encoded by the coding sequence ATGTCCGACGAACTTTCGTCACCTCCTGAGCTCTCCAGCGAACCGATTGAAATTACAGTCGAGGCACGCGCTCATGGCTGGCGGATCGACCATTATTTGTGTCGCCTGTATCCCAATTACACACGTGTGCTGTTTCAGAAAGCGATTAAGCAGGAAGCGGTACTCGTCAACGGTTTGCCCGTCAAAGCGGCGCGGCGGATGCGTGTGAACGATCGTGTTTCTGTGCGCTTGCCCGAGATGCCGGACAATCAGCTGCCTCCGGAAGATATTCCGATCGACATCGTTTACGAAGACGACTGGATTGCCGTCATCAATAAGCCATCGGATATGATCGTGCATCCGGGAAAAGGGAATTACGCAGGCACTCTGGCAGGAGCCCTGCAGCACCACTTCGATCAATTGAGTGACGTCGCCGGCCAGTATCGCCCAGGCATAGTACATCGACTTGATCGAAATACGAGCGGCATCATGGTGGTTGCCAAGGATAATCAGGTGCATGCGAAGTTGAGCGCCCAGTTTGAAAAACGGGAAGTTCAAAAGGAATACCGGGCGATTGTCTGGGGCCGCGTGGAGTTCGATACCGACTACATCGATACGTTCATGTGTGTGCATCCCCGTGCACGGGAAAAGATGATTGTCTGCGATGAGGGGGGGAATGCCCGTAATGCGTTTACCTATTACGAAGTGATCGAACGCTATAAAGCATTTACCTATGTGAAGCTCAAGCCCCGCACCGGGCGCACGCACCAGTTGCGGGTTCATATGCAACATATTGGTCATTCCATCGTGGCGGATCGCGTCTATGGTGGCCGGATCGCGTTGAAAATGAAAGACCTGAGTGTCGAAGCCGAAGCGGCAGCAGTGGAGCAGGAGAGTGATGTTTTAATCGAGCGCCAGGCACTTCATGCATATTGTTTGGAATTTAGTCATCCTCAGAGTGGAAAACCGATGAAATTTGAGGCACCATTACCGGAAGACATGGAAAAAACACTGGCCGCGTTAGACCAATACCAGAAGGAAGAATGA
- the amrS gene encoding AmmeMemoRadiSam system radical SAM enzyme: MTKKTLPILTPDQPADLAQGLYPGRWWHRDGEKIVCDLCPRACALAENDRGFCFVRQNVGGKMALTTYGRSTGFCVDPIEKKPLNHFYPGSSVLSFGTAGCNLGCKFCQNWDISKSREIERLSARALPEEIAEVTEELGCQSVAFTYNDPIIWSEYAIETSKACHARGVKTVAVTAGYITESARADFFEHIDAANIDLKAFTEEFYYRVTLSHLQPVLDTLRWLKQETDVWFEITNLVIPQANDDSSEFQQMCDWILDNVGDEVPLHFSAFHPDFRMLDRGATPPETLIRAREIALKAGLKYVYTGNVNDAARQSTYCPGCQQTLIERNWYQLGKYALNQNQCRYCGTQIAGHFNDEPGTWGQKRLPVDIQAMLKQHTDTHSQQAGPEKGSSPMQANQTPRDIELSSEHEQKLLQKAAAVVVGTATQTQPEDLTLGELEEMVVNGAFVSLKRQGQLRSCCGNFGQPLPLGQALHQAAVRAAKDDPRFPPISSSELTQLDLEVWLLSELEVVEEQGTDRVNAVTVGLHGLQIRADGRSGLLLPGVPLDHGWNAEEFLNQTCIKAGLPPTAWKDPGTTLLRYQGISCSAKLAEMTTAPVESASQKILEQREFAQYLQYVQSTIEALMSGQVPMYYCPHVSDTNIQGVALLLTKTDTDEELALTKWTLKQSFPMQSTVFSLCQQLVQNIARLNLRPGEFQVKLVLASDPAMHGTVEAADLTDFDSQNRSLLLIEGQKTGWFFEREQEAAQLIDAAQQAVGITQPESAQIFSLAVQTAASRFQIVNRPRSELGPAIRPAGVAGTFYPADPGTLEGQLNDLFHEPGTPERWAAAMVPHAGWMYSGKIAADVLKRIEFPATIIVIGPKHTREGVEWAVAPHRVWQLPNGELESNGDLAKTLSEQIPGLERDAAAHRREHAIEVELPMIKRLAPNSQVVGIAIGGGNLKRCEEFAEGLSHVIQGLDEPPLLLISSDMNHFATDAENRRLDELALEKMRNMDPDGLLEVVQEHHISMCGVLPAVIVMKTLQKMGKLSRVEQVGYTTSGQITGDLSRVVGYAGLLLN; the protein is encoded by the coding sequence ATGACCAAAAAAACGCTCCCTATTCTTACGCCAGACCAGCCAGCCGATCTCGCGCAAGGCCTCTACCCGGGTCGGTGGTGGCACCGTGACGGGGAAAAAATCGTCTGCGACTTATGTCCGCGTGCCTGCGCCCTGGCAGAAAATGACCGGGGTTTTTGCTTCGTTCGGCAGAACGTCGGCGGCAAGATGGCTTTGACCACCTATGGCCGCAGCACCGGATTCTGCGTCGATCCCATCGAGAAAAAACCGTTGAACCATTTTTATCCGGGTTCCAGTGTGCTCTCTTTCGGAACAGCAGGCTGTAATCTGGGATGCAAATTCTGTCAGAACTGGGACATTTCCAAATCCCGGGAAATCGAGCGGCTCAGTGCACGGGCTCTGCCTGAAGAAATTGCCGAGGTTACTGAGGAGTTAGGTTGCCAGAGTGTCGCCTTTACTTATAACGATCCGATTATCTGGTCGGAATACGCCATCGAAACCTCCAAAGCCTGCCACGCGAGGGGCGTGAAAACTGTCGCTGTCACGGCCGGGTATATTACCGAATCCGCGCGGGCTGATTTTTTTGAACATATCGACGCTGCCAATATCGATTTGAAAGCGTTCACGGAAGAGTTTTATTACCGGGTCACCCTGTCGCATCTGCAACCGGTCCTGGATACCTTGCGCTGGTTAAAACAGGAAACCGACGTCTGGTTTGAAATCACAAATCTCGTGATTCCACAAGCCAATGACGACAGCAGTGAATTTCAGCAGATGTGCGACTGGATTCTGGACAATGTTGGCGACGAAGTGCCGCTGCATTTTTCCGCCTTCCATCCGGACTTCCGCATGCTGGATCGCGGTGCCACTCCCCCTGAAACCCTGATACGTGCACGCGAGATCGCGCTCAAAGCGGGACTCAAATATGTTTATACGGGAAACGTCAACGATGCCGCACGACAGAGCACCTATTGTCCCGGATGCCAGCAGACGCTGATTGAACGGAACTGGTACCAATTAGGCAAATATGCTTTGAACCAGAATCAATGTCGTTACTGTGGCACTCAAATTGCGGGTCACTTTAATGACGAGCCTGGCACATGGGGCCAAAAAAGATTGCCCGTTGATATCCAGGCGATGCTAAAACAACATACCGACACTCACTCTCAACAGGCCGGTCCAGAGAAAGGTTCTTCACCGATGCAGGCTAATCAAACACCGCGCGACATTGAACTCTCCAGCGAGCATGAACAAAAACTCTTACAGAAGGCGGCGGCCGTCGTCGTGGGCACTGCCACACAGACCCAGCCCGAAGACTTGACGCTGGGTGAACTGGAAGAGATGGTCGTCAACGGGGCGTTTGTCAGCTTGAAACGACAGGGACAACTCCGTTCCTGCTGTGGGAACTTCGGACAACCACTGCCGCTGGGACAGGCCCTGCATCAGGCAGCAGTTCGAGCGGCCAAAGATGATCCCCGGTTTCCTCCGATTTCTTCCAGTGAATTAACACAGCTCGATCTCGAAGTCTGGCTGCTCTCCGAACTGGAAGTGGTCGAAGAACAGGGCACCGATCGCGTCAATGCAGTCACGGTCGGTCTGCACGGTTTGCAGATTCGAGCCGACGGTCGCAGCGGTTTACTGCTGCCCGGCGTTCCCCTCGATCATGGCTGGAACGCGGAAGAGTTTCTGAATCAAACCTGTATCAAAGCAGGACTCCCCCCGACTGCCTGGAAAGACCCGGGGACCACCCTCTTACGCTATCAGGGGATTTCCTGTTCCGCCAAATTAGCAGAGATGACAACAGCACCAGTTGAATCTGCCAGTCAGAAAATATTAGAACAACGCGAATTTGCACAATACTTGCAGTACGTGCAATCAACCATTGAAGCTTTAATGAGCGGGCAGGTCCCCATGTACTACTGCCCTCACGTTTCAGATACCAACATTCAAGGCGTGGCGCTGCTGCTGACGAAAACAGACACCGACGAAGAACTGGCACTTACAAAATGGACGTTGAAACAATCGTTTCCGATGCAGTCAACAGTGTTCTCACTCTGTCAACAACTGGTGCAGAACATTGCACGGCTGAATCTGCGCCCGGGAGAATTTCAGGTCAAACTGGTTCTGGCTTCCGATCCCGCAATGCACGGCACCGTGGAAGCTGCGGACCTTACCGATTTCGATTCACAAAACCGCAGCCTGTTGTTGATTGAAGGTCAGAAAACAGGCTGGTTCTTTGAGCGCGAACAGGAAGCTGCCCAACTGATCGACGCGGCACAACAGGCCGTGGGAATCACGCAACCCGAGTCAGCTCAGATATTCAGCCTGGCAGTTCAGACCGCGGCCTCCCGTTTTCAAATTGTGAATCGTCCCCGCTCAGAACTGGGGCCAGCAATCAGACCAGCCGGTGTTGCCGGCACGTTTTATCCCGCCGATCCGGGCACGCTCGAAGGGCAATTGAATGACCTGTTCCATGAACCGGGTACCCCCGAACGCTGGGCAGCTGCGATGGTCCCCCATGCCGGTTGGATGTATTCCGGGAAAATTGCCGCCGACGTTCTGAAACGAATCGAATTCCCAGCCACAATTATTGTTATCGGCCCCAAGCATACGCGTGAAGGAGTCGAGTGGGCCGTCGCCCCGCATCGAGTCTGGCAGTTACCGAACGGTGAACTGGAATCGAACGGCGATCTGGCCAAAACACTATCGGAGCAGATACCAGGACTGGAACGGGACGCCGCCGCCCACCGGCGCGAACACGCCATTGAAGTCGAGCTCCCGATGATCAAACGGCTGGCCCCCAATTCACAGGTCGTGGGAATCGCCATTGGTGGAGGCAATCTGAAACGCTGTGAAGAATTTGCCGAAGGTCTGTCGCATGTGATTCAGGGATTGGATGAACCTCCGCTGCTGCTGATATCCAGCGACATGAATCATTTCGCCACCGATGCGGAAAATCGTCGACTGGATGAACTGGCGCTGGAGAAAATGCGCAACATGGATCCGGATGGATTGCTGGAAGTAGTTCAGGAACACCATATTTCGATGTGCGGCGTCCTGCCGGCCGTCATTGTGATGAAAACACTCCAAAAAATGGGTAAGCTGAGTCGTGTAGAACAAGTTGGCTATACCACTTCGGGTCAGATTACAGGTGATCTCTCCCGCGTCGTCGGTTATGCCGGTCTGCTGTTAAATTAA